The window TTAGTTGGTTTTTAGTAATTGAATGATTTATTGAGGGTTTTGGTAACAATACCAATGGCACTCGCCCAAGGTTGATAGATAACGATCCTTAATAATTTACCAATCTGTTTATATTAAATTGTTTAACACTGTTAAATAACAAAAAATTAGATTTATTATATTTTAAGTGGCTTTTTATTAAATCAAAAATTAACAGATAAATAATTTAACGCTGTTAAATAAAAGCTTTTAAAAAAATCTAATTACTTGATTAATAATTAGATAAAATAATATAATATGTATATTTAAGTGATATTAAAATATTTAACACCGTTAAGTAGTTATTTGAGAAACCGCCATACTAGCGTAATAGTTCCAGAAAAAATACTTTTTCTAAAATAATTTATGGATAATGCTACAAAGGAAGAAGAAAACAATATTCTAGTTTTGCATCAACGAACGAGTTATTCCCGAAATAGCATCTTTGAGTATCTTATGATTGATTTCGTTAGACAAACCATTTCCTACCAAATTGATTGAGATAAGCCCATGTACCACCGAAAAGTAGGTATAGTATTTTTGACAAATCGTATCTTCAGAAGGCGTAGAATCTTTCATCAACTCCATAATAGTAGCCGTAACCAGTCGATAAGGTGTTTTTATTTCGGGATAAGCCATCATTTGGCAGGTTGTCATTTCTACACCAAACATTAATTGATACATTTCTTTATTGGCAAATGCAAACTCCCAATAAGTCAACCACATTGCCTCTAGTTGTTCGGCCGTATCGGTTTTGCTATTTTTGGCTTCCATCAAACTTTGGTTAAGCACCCCATAACCTTGTTTGGTTAATTCTTGAAGAATAGCCTCTTTGTTAGCAAAATATTCGTAAATAATCGGAGCTGTGTATTCTATAGCATCGGCAATTTTTCGTAGGCTCAAGCCTTGCCACCCTTCTTCTTTTACGATTTTACAGGCTGCCTCAAGAATATTGTTCTTGATTTCCTCTTTATGCCGTAATATCCTGTCTTTACTTGCCATATTTTATTAAATTATTTAACACCGTTAGGTAAAGTTAAATAATATTAAATTTCAAATCAAAAAAATCATCTTATAATAGTATATCCTTAAAACTTATTCGCTCACAAAAAAGTTTGTTTTAACAAAGATTTTTTTTAGGAAGACATACAAAAGGAGAAATATTACGACAGTATTCTTTTTTGAATAATACTTACCCAAAAGCCTATTTATGGCATTACAATACCCAAAAAAATCACCTGTTTTAGCAAAATTTATCAGCTAAATAACAGTATCAACATAATTATTGTATTTTCCTACGCTGAGTACAATGATAAAAATACCTAAGGCGACTTTTGGGGAAATTTAATAGGTGCAAATATTACTTAATCGTTTTGGAGAACAAATAGCACTACTTTCTCCTAAAATGCAGTACAACCAATAAACCACTAATAATCAATACATTAAATCTCATAATATATCATATCAACACGATTAATAACTTTTATACTTGTGAAAAAAGTTACAATACTTTTCCAAAAAAGTCGCATAAGAGCCGATATTGAGACAAAAAATAAATTTCCCCACAAATGTATTAGCACATAAACTACTGATTACCAGCAAAATATTATTTATACTTGATGATTTATACATTATTTCGTCTAAAAATTAGAACCAACAACTATTTTAAAAGCAAAAAACACTAGCATTTAGGGATAAAAAATGTTACTTTTGTTTATACAAAAGATAAAAAATTACCTAAATGAATGATAACACAAGATAAGATTATTCGTTTTTTACGCTCAAAACAAGCACTCAATCTTTCTCAAATCGAGAAAGAAGCTAATATCCCTTCCAAAACATTGCATAAGGCTATTTCCGAGCAAAAAGATATTCCTGCCAAGCATATTCCCGCAATTGATGAAGTTCTCAGAAATTATGGCTACACCGATGCCCTATTCGACAAAGCCCAAGTAATTTCTATTGTTAATCACAAAGGAGGCGTTGGCAAAACCACTACCACCATCAATTTGGGTAAAGCCCTTAGTATTTTGGGCAACAAAGTTTTGATGATTGATATGGACTCACAGGGCAATCTTTCGCAGTGTTTTGGCATTCATGAACCCGAGCATCAAGTAATCGATGCACTTTTAGGAAACTTGCCTTTGCCGACCATTACCGTAAGCCACAACTTGGAATTGACTCCATCGGATATCCGAATGGCTTATAAAGAATCAGAATTAGGCAACGCCATTGGAGCCGACC is drawn from Flectobacillus major DSM 103 and contains these coding sequences:
- a CDS encoding ParA family protein; translated protein: MITQDKIIRFLRSKQALNLSQIEKEANIPSKTLHKAISEQKDIPAKHIPAIDEVLRNYGYTDALFDKAQVISIVNHKGGVGKTTTTINLGKALSILGNKVLMIDMDSQGNLSQCFGIHEPEHQVIDALLGNLPLPTITVSHNLELTPSDIRMAYKESELGNAIGADRRLTLKIDEVRDQYDYILIDCPPSLGICTTCSLVASNYCVVPIQPEASAYHGVESLFNRIAEVRSYINPTLTVKGIVFTMVHKNQSVHKSMMTHIEEKFKNFNIYQTVIESATVIKQSQVAKEDLYSYSPKSASWQQYYSLATEIMAF
- a CDS encoding TetR/AcrR family transcriptional regulator; translation: MASKDRILRHKEEIKNNILEAACKIVKEEGWQGLSLRKIADAIEYTAPIIYEYFANKEAILQELTKQGYGVLNQSLMEAKNSKTDTAEQLEAMWLTYWEFAFANKEMYQLMFGVEMTTCQMMAYPEIKTPYRLVTATIMELMKDSTPSEDTICQKYYTYFSVVHGLISINLVGNGLSNEINHKILKDAISGITRSLMQN